In Cydia pomonella isolate Wapato2018A chromosome 1, ilCydPomo1, whole genome shotgun sequence, one genomic interval encodes:
- the LOC133526319 gene encoding alpha-(1,3)-fucosyltransferase C-like, which produces MAVVTYLFKAIKRIGIFFVIVLLTTLALLSIEDEEDYITLDTTTETVTYKTGNDNTKYILLWTDPKASPFSYFGKGSYTFREKSCKYMNCYVTGDRDELGDISLFDVLLFNGPQLPKMFKMYDFPNSRSARQKYVYANIESAQNYPLCNFNGFFDLTWTYRLDSDINWGYFVVKDNTGHVVAPKIDVTWVRWENMNSISEKFKMKLRNKTKAVAWFATNCVTKSRREDFVRKVTDHLHNYTLSVDVYGACGTLQCPSFINRQCLRLLEKEYYFYFAFENSFGEDYVTEKILTAYKHNTVPVVYGGANYSR; this is translated from the coding sequence ATGGCGGTGGTAACGTACTTGTTTAAAGCCATCAAACGTATAGGCATCTTTTTTGTAATAGTTCTTCTAACGACCCTCGCTCTGCTTTCAATTGAAGACGAAGAAGATTATATCACATTAGACACAACGACAGAAACAGTAACATATAAGACGGGAAAcgataatacaaaatatatacttCTATGGACGGATCCAAAAGCATCGCCTTTTAGCTATTTCGGCAAAGGTTCATATACATTTAGAGAGAAATCCTGCAAATATATGAATTGCTACGTGACCGGAGACAGGGATGAATTGGGAGATATATCTTTATTCGATGTACTTTTATTCAACGGTCCTCAACtaccaaaaatgtttaaaatgtacGATTTTCCAAACAGTCGTTCTGCGAGACAAAAATACGTATATGCTAATATAGAATCAGCGCAAAATTATCCATTATGTAACTTCAATGGATTCTTCGACTTGACTTGGACTTATAGATTAGACTCGGACATCAACTGGGGTTATTTTGTCGTTAAAGACAACACTGGACATGTGGTGGCGCCAAAAATAGATGTTACTTGGGTGAGATGGGAAAATATGAATAGTATCAgcgaaaaatttaaaatgaaattgaGAAATAAGACCAAAGCGGTAGCTTGGTTTGCGACAAATTGTGTTACTAAGAGTCGTAGAGAAGATTTTGTGAGGAAAGTGACTGatcatttacataattatactttgAGCGTAGATGTATATGGCGCGTGTGGGACGTTGCAGTGCCCCTCATTTATTAACAGACAGTGTCTGAGGTTATTGGAGAAGGAGTACTACTTTTATTTTGCGTTTGAGAATTCTTTTGGCGAAGATTATGTGACTGAGAAGATTCTGACTGCTTACAAACATAATACGGTGCCGGTGGTGTATGGAGGAGCGAATTACTCGAGGTAA